A genome region from Alkalimarinus coralli includes the following:
- a CDS encoding heme lyase CcmF/NrfE family subunit, which translates to MLPELGHFALILAFAIAIIQAFVPLVGTLTKSELWMGFARPMATGQFVFLMLSFICLGYAFVTDDFSVQYVAAHSNSHLPYYFKLSAVWGGHEGSLLLWALILAGWSFAVAVFSRDLPQDMVARVLSIMGMISVGFTLFILATSNPFNRYLPEFPQEGADLNPLLQDIGLILHPPMLYMGYVGFSVAFAFALAALMSGRLDAAWARWSRPWTTVAWAFLTLGIALGSWWAYYELGWGGWWFWDPVENASFMPWLVGTALMHSLAVTEKRGVFKSWTVLLAIIAFSLSLLGTFLVRSGVLTSVHAFASDPARGAFILGLLAVTLVGALTLYAVRAPAVSSRASHTLLSRETFLLLNNVFLMVATVTVFLGTLYPLLMDFIGAGKLSVGAPYFNKLFVPIVSVLVAVMGVGIVSRWKDTKLDHLVKQLWLAAILSTGLALLFPFMSAYMFASTGEFNASVFLGIWIASWLTAVTLKDVWNKSSSKQGRMKGLSKLGRSYTGMVLGHLGVAASIIGICLVSNYEEERDLRLAPGDSVVVAGYEFRFEQLTHKIGPNYEADQAIISVWSDGDSIATLSPEKRVYNAQRSMMTEAAIDPGLFRDLYVAMGEPLDGDAWAIRVHYKPFVRWMWLGALMMAAGGFIAVSDRRYRIRKKQPVAEAALAGGINNKVDGDPRTA; encoded by the coding sequence ATGTTACCCGAGCTAGGCCATTTTGCGTTAATACTCGCATTTGCCATTGCCATTATTCAGGCATTTGTTCCGCTTGTCGGCACCCTTACAAAAAGTGAGCTGTGGATGGGGTTTGCACGCCCCATGGCGACTGGTCAGTTTGTATTCTTGATGCTTAGTTTTATATGTTTGGGCTATGCCTTTGTCACTGATGACTTTTCTGTGCAATATGTTGCAGCCCACTCAAACTCTCACCTACCTTATTACTTTAAGCTGAGCGCGGTATGGGGAGGGCATGAAGGGTCACTACTTTTATGGGCCTTGATTCTGGCTGGCTGGAGCTTTGCCGTTGCAGTATTTAGTCGTGACCTGCCTCAGGATATGGTTGCACGGGTGCTCTCTATCATGGGGATGATCAGTGTTGGTTTCACGCTTTTTATCTTGGCGACGTCTAATCCATTTAATCGTTACTTGCCCGAATTTCCTCAAGAGGGGGCAGATTTAAACCCGTTGCTACAGGATATCGGCTTAATTCTCCATCCGCCGATGCTGTATATGGGGTATGTTGGATTCTCCGTTGCATTTGCGTTTGCATTAGCTGCATTAATGAGCGGCCGTCTTGATGCGGCTTGGGCGCGCTGGTCTCGCCCCTGGACAACGGTTGCCTGGGCGTTTTTAACGTTAGGTATTGCGCTTGGTAGCTGGTGGGCGTACTACGAACTTGGTTGGGGCGGCTGGTGGTTCTGGGATCCGGTTGAAAACGCTTCGTTTATGCCGTGGTTAGTGGGCACTGCGTTAATGCACTCATTAGCAGTTACCGAAAAACGTGGAGTGTTTAAGAGCTGGACTGTGCTGTTGGCAATTATCGCGTTCTCATTGAGCCTTTTAGGTACATTTCTAGTCCGCTCAGGGGTTTTGACCTCCGTGCATGCTTTCGCCTCTGATCCAGCTCGCGGGGCATTTATATTGGGGCTGCTTGCAGTGACACTGGTTGGTGCATTAACGCTGTATGCTGTCAGAGCGCCCGCAGTCAGCAGCAGGGCATCGCACACCTTGCTTTCAAGAGAAACATTCTTACTGTTGAACAATGTTTTCCTGATGGTTGCGACCGTTACCGTATTTCTGGGCACGTTGTATCCGCTGTTAATGGACTTTATTGGCGCTGGCAAACTGTCTGTTGGCGCGCCTTATTTTAATAAGCTCTTTGTTCCTATAGTGTCTGTTTTGGTCGCGGTTATGGGAGTCGGGATCGTCAGCCGCTGGAAGGATACCAAACTCGACCACTTGGTTAAGCAACTGTGGTTGGCCGCCATACTGAGCACTGGGTTGGCATTGTTATTTCCATTTATGTCAGCCTATATGTTTGCATCTACCGGTGAGTTTAACGCGTCCGTATTTCTTGGAATTTGGATAGCCTCTTGGTTAACAGCGGTAACGCTTAAAGATGTATGGAACAAGTCCTCATCCAAACAAGGACGCATGAAAGGGTTGTCCAAGCTTGGGCGCTCATACACTGGCATGGTACTCGGTCATCTAGGGGTGGCTGCAAGTATTATCGGCATCTGTCTGGTATCAAACTATGAGGAAGAGAGAGACTTGAGGTTAGCTCCTGGCGACTCGGTAGTAGTGGCTGGGTATGAATTCAGGTTTGAGCAGCTTACCCATAAAATCGGCCCAAATTATGAGGCAGACCAAGCAATCATTTCGGTATGGTCTGATGGTGACAGCATCGCAACGCTATCGCCTGAAAAGCGCGTGTATAACGCTCAACGTAGTATGATGACAGAGGCAGCTATTGATCCTGGACTCTTTAGAGATCTGTACGTTGCCATGGGTGAGCCTCTGGATGGAGATGCTTGGGCCATTCGGGTTCATTATAAGCCTTTCGTTCGCTGGATGTGGCTAGGTGCACTCATGATGGCGGCAGGGGGATTCATTGCTGTCAGTGACAGACGATATCGCATACGCAAGAAACAACCTGTAGCAGAAGCCGCACTTGCCGGGGGGATCAATAACAAGGTCGATGGCGATCCACGAACGGCATAG
- a CDS encoding helix-turn-helix domain-containing protein, with translation MKQDNHEKHNALEEFLEDSFNDSEEVDHGASIPDQAYKPTPDEGTGNSEDDSEDEAIKSKQESRTRREPIIDDEIDDETLIDRLSGLTSSAFKFAKRTTQTSFKVGKALIHSQDQLKLMLAAGQSLKDLREVAGLTISEVNEALNLKDKSILEAAENGTATLSFELILRLSALLARNDPIPFIIKYTRTYNPEIWKILSDWGLGRLPLQYERERQFINIFRAHDEARKLSDDGYRKVLEFTQKAFDMSLHFIAEQENVEFEESEDKPNKKKPDNSKKSSKNKRQEK, from the coding sequence ATGAAACAGGATAACCATGAAAAGCATAATGCGCTTGAAGAGTTTCTGGAAGACTCTTTCAACGACTCAGAAGAAGTCGATCATGGTGCCAGTATTCCTGATCAAGCGTATAAACCCACACCTGATGAGGGCACAGGAAACAGCGAAGATGATTCGGAAGATGAGGCAATAAAAAGCAAGCAAGAAAGCCGAACCAGACGAGAGCCTATTATAGACGATGAGATCGATGATGAGACCCTTATCGACAGGCTCAGCGGGCTTACCTCTTCAGCATTTAAGTTTGCCAAGCGCACGACTCAGACATCCTTCAAGGTAGGCAAAGCACTTATACACTCTCAAGACCAACTAAAGTTAATGCTGGCAGCGGGCCAATCTCTAAAAGACTTACGAGAGGTAGCAGGCCTTACCATATCCGAGGTCAACGAAGCCCTTAACCTTAAAGACAAGTCAATTCTTGAGGCAGCAGAAAACGGTACAGCAACCCTCTCTTTTGAGCTCATTTTAAGACTTTCTGCGCTACTGGCGCGTAACGACCCTATTCCCTTCATCATCAAATATACTCGCACCTATAACCCGGAAATATGGAAAATTTTAAGCGACTGGGGGCTTGGACGACTGCCTCTTCAATATGAGAGAGAGCGACAGTTTATCAATATATTCCGTGCTCATGATGAGGCCAGAAAGCTATCCGACGATGGCTACCGAAAAGTGCTGGAGTTCACTCAAAAAGCATTTGATATGTCTCTGCACTTCATAGCAGAACAGGAGAATGTCGAATTTGAAGAGAGTGAGGATAAGCCAAACAAAAAGAAACCAGATAACAGCAAAAAGTCATCTAAAAACAAGCGGCAAGAAAAGTAA
- a CDS encoding DsbE family thiol:disulfide interchange protein, giving the protein MKRALLFLPLVLAAIIGVILFWGLSNDPTKLESARIDDPLPSFTLPSLQDPGKFLSQEDLKGKVSLLNVWATWCPSCRVEHPYLLKIAKEYGVPVIGLNYKDERDAAKAWLIKLDDPYTFNIYDEKGKLGLDLGVYGAPETYIVDSQGIVRYRHVGVVDDQVWKKILEPRVKQYSNEG; this is encoded by the coding sequence ATGAAACGAGCACTACTATTTCTTCCACTCGTTCTTGCGGCGATTATCGGTGTGATTTTGTTTTGGGGGTTGAGCAATGACCCGACCAAGCTTGAGTCCGCCAGAATAGATGATCCCTTACCATCTTTCACGCTACCCAGTCTTCAGGATCCTGGTAAATTTCTCTCTCAAGAAGACTTGAAGGGAAAGGTGTCCCTTCTTAACGTGTGGGCCACATGGTGTCCATCATGCCGAGTAGAGCACCCGTATCTGTTGAAAATTGCCAAGGAGTATGGGGTACCTGTAATAGGTTTGAATTACAAAGATGAAAGGGATGCAGCAAAAGCCTGGTTGATTAAGCTGGATGACCCTTATACGTTCAATATTTATGATGAAAAGGGCAAGCTGGGTCTGGATCTTGGGGTATACGGTGCACCTGAAACATATATCGTTGATAGCCAGGGTATCGTGCGCTATCGGCACGTTGGGGTGGTTGACGATCAGGTGTGGAAAAAAATCCTTGAGCCGCGAGTTAAGCAGTACTCAAACGAAGGGTAA
- the ubiG gene encoding bifunctional 2-polyprenyl-6-hydroxyphenol methylase/3-demethylubiquinol 3-O-methyltransferase UbiG has translation MSNSAYRNVDSNEIAKFEALASRWWDRESEFKPLHDINPLRVNYIDERANLPGKKVLDVGCGGGILSEGLSQRGAHVDGIDMGEAPLAVARLHGLESGVSVNYRQITVEELASQEAGTYDVVSCLEMLEHVPEPASVIKACFQLLKPGGKLFLSTLNRNPKSFLFAIVGAEHILKMLPKGTHEFKKFIRPSELAGFVRDAGFELNDITGMTYNPITKRYKLGRDVDVNYLMYAVKPS, from the coding sequence ATGAGCAACTCAGCATACAGAAACGTAGACAGTAACGAAATCGCAAAATTTGAAGCGTTAGCCAGCCGCTGGTGGGATAGAGAAAGTGAGTTCAAGCCGTTACACGATATCAACCCACTACGTGTTAACTATATTGATGAGCGCGCCAACCTGCCCGGCAAAAAAGTATTAGATGTTGGCTGTGGCGGAGGCATTTTGTCAGAAGGCTTATCTCAACGCGGCGCTCATGTTGATGGTATAGATATGGGGGAGGCCCCCTTGGCTGTCGCTCGATTACACGGACTTGAGTCCGGGGTCAGTGTAAACTACAGACAGATCACGGTTGAAGAGCTTGCCAGCCAGGAAGCTGGTACATACGATGTCGTCAGCTGCCTGGAAATGCTGGAACATGTTCCTGAACCCGCATCTGTTATCAAAGCCTGTTTTCAGCTGCTAAAGCCCGGTGGAAAACTCTTTCTATCAACGCTTAACCGCAACCCGAAGTCCTTTCTATTTGCTATCGTCGGTGCGGAACATATTCTAAAAATGTTGCCTAAGGGCACTCACGAATTTAAAAAGTTTATCCGTCCATCAGAGTTGGCCGGCTTCGTACGAGATGCGGGCTTTGAGCTAAATGACATCACCGGGATGACATATAACCCGATAACCAAGCGATACAAACTCGGTCGTGATGTAGATGTAAATTATTTAATGTATGCGGTAAAGCCGAGTTAA
- the ccmI gene encoding c-type cytochrome biogenesis protein CcmI, with protein sequence MSDFWFVSVVLVVLTFGFVLYPVIKAYRKKGSNNEDAGLDRRSQNIAFFKDRLEEISAEKRAGNLSESQYQQLKGELEAGLISDVDGLSHDENSRAKTVTITPVVWGVTGLLLLSIPIVSYALYAKWGSLDGVAQYREWGNSVPAVSEGMPQKNIEELLTALRDKLEANPDNPDGWFMLARSSMNLEKYEQASYAFMRMAELLEKEQQDPSAIYGLAAQAKFFAEQGQMSDQVKSILDKAFAINPDETNGLGLLGIAAFESGRYEDAIKHWARILEVEPDNPSRDAIVAGINKARSAMGLPAQPDRYQSPESEQLQGQKKATEQNSGVEDAGAVVNVLVELDSGFAGQVSPDDTIFIFARAVDGPPMPLAASRQTVADLPVQVSLNDAMAMGPMAKLSSVKEVSIVARVSKSGQPGAMPGDLQGIVSPVKVGGGEVVKILIDEKVK encoded by the coding sequence ATGAGTGATTTTTGGTTCGTGTCGGTTGTTTTGGTTGTTCTTACGTTTGGGTTTGTGTTGTACCCGGTGATTAAGGCTTATCGCAAGAAAGGCAGCAACAATGAGGATGCCGGGCTTGATAGGCGTTCACAAAACATTGCCTTTTTTAAGGATAGGTTAGAGGAAATCTCTGCGGAAAAACGGGCCGGCAATTTATCTGAGTCTCAATACCAGCAGCTTAAAGGCGAACTTGAAGCAGGACTTATTTCAGATGTCGATGGGCTAAGCCACGACGAGAATAGTCGCGCTAAAACGGTAACGATCACACCTGTTGTATGGGGCGTTACTGGTTTACTGCTGCTTTCTATTCCGATCGTGAGTTATGCGCTGTATGCTAAATGGGGTTCACTAGACGGGGTTGCTCAGTACCGGGAGTGGGGTAATTCAGTTCCTGCTGTTAGCGAGGGAATGCCGCAGAAAAACATCGAAGAGTTGCTCACAGCTTTAAGGGATAAACTTGAGGCAAACCCGGATAACCCCGACGGTTGGTTTATGTTGGCACGTTCAAGCATGAATCTTGAAAAGTATGAGCAAGCATCATACGCGTTCATGCGAATGGCTGAATTGCTAGAAAAAGAGCAGCAAGACCCATCTGCAATCTATGGTTTGGCGGCTCAAGCCAAATTTTTCGCTGAACAGGGACAGATGTCAGATCAAGTAAAAAGCATATTGGATAAGGCGTTTGCTATTAACCCGGATGAAACAAATGGCTTGGGGTTATTGGGCATTGCAGCGTTTGAAAGTGGGCGCTATGAAGATGCAATAAAACACTGGGCGCGTATTCTTGAAGTTGAGCCAGATAACCCGAGTAGAGATGCTATTGTTGCCGGGATCAATAAAGCGCGCTCAGCAATGGGGCTTCCTGCCCAGCCTGATCGGTATCAGAGCCCAGAAAGCGAACAATTGCAGGGCCAGAAAAAAGCTACAGAGCAAAATAGTGGCGTTGAGGATGCGGGGGCGGTAGTTAACGTGTTGGTTGAGTTGGATTCTGGTTTCGCAGGGCAAGTTTCCCCTGACGATACGATTTTTATTTTTGCTAGAGCTGTCGATGGGCCTCCAATGCCACTTGCAGCAAGCCGCCAAACGGTTGCGGACTTACCGGTTCAGGTTAGCCTGAATGATGCGATGGCAATGGGGCCAATGGCTAAGCTCTCATCGGTAAAAGAAGTTAGCATTGTTGCAAGGGTCTCCAAGAGCGGGCAGCCCGGCGCTATGCCCGGAGATCTTCAGGGAATCGTGTCACCGGTGAAAGTGGGAGGCGGTGAAGTGGTTAAGATTCTTATTGATGAGAAAGTTAAGTAG
- a CDS encoding cytochrome c-type biogenesis protein: MKKLILSLCLLLSMSAIADEGADTLEFKSDEQRSQYQRLTEELRCPKCQNQNIADSNAPIAKDLRNEVHRMILEGDNEEQIVDFMVERYGNFVVYKPKFDTTTYLLWLGPACIAMLGLVIVVISARKKRRASDTEGSALSQEEKNQLSNILSEDEK, translated from the coding sequence ATGAAAAAGCTTATATTGTCGCTGTGTCTGCTGCTATCAATGAGCGCTATAGCAGATGAAGGGGCTGATACGCTTGAATTCAAAAGTGATGAACAGCGTTCACAATATCAGCGACTCACTGAAGAGCTGCGTTGCCCCAAGTGCCAAAACCAAAATATTGCCGACTCAAATGCACCGATTGCCAAAGACTTGCGTAACGAAGTTCATCGTATGATCTTAGAGGGTGATAACGAAGAGCAGATTGTAGATTTTATGGTTGAGCGCTATGGCAACTTTGTTGTCTATAAACCCAAATTTGATACGACCACTTATCTTCTTTGGTTAGGTCCTGCCTGTATAGCTATGCTCGGCCTTGTTATTGTTGTGATAAGTGCACGAAAAAAGCGTCGGGCGAGTGATACGGAAGGTTCAGCGCTTTCGCAGGAAGAAAAAAACCAGTTAAGTAATATATTGTCTGAAGACGAGAAGTAG
- a CDS encoding HAD-IA family hydrolase, whose translation MALNFIPQAVLFDLDGTLLDTAPDFIRVVNQQRLRHNMSTLEPDLIRATVSNGARALIKLAFDLDQDDKAFTDKHTELLALYESSIADETVFFPGIDLFLKQLEEKSIPWGIVTNKPSRFTLPLLEKLNLDQRCSVTICPDDVENTKPHPEPLFLACEKLKCSPDKSLYVGDHERDIEAGRRAGMTTIAARYGYIDTPERVDDWNADLIIDHGNELSAWFEAIS comes from the coding sequence GTGGCGCTAAACTTCATTCCTCAAGCAGTTTTGTTTGACCTGGACGGGACACTCTTAGATACCGCTCCCGACTTTATCCGGGTTGTAAACCAACAACGCCTAAGACACAACATGAGTACTCTGGAGCCTGATTTGATTCGGGCGACAGTATCAAATGGTGCTCGGGCGTTAATTAAGCTAGCCTTCGACCTCGACCAGGATGACAAAGCGTTTACAGATAAGCACACCGAGTTGCTGGCACTTTACGAAAGCTCGATAGCCGACGAAACTGTCTTTTTTCCGGGTATAGATCTATTTTTAAAACAGCTGGAAGAAAAATCTATACCTTGGGGCATTGTAACGAATAAGCCATCACGCTTTACCCTGCCCCTGTTGGAAAAACTAAATCTCGATCAGCGCTGCAGTGTAACCATCTGTCCTGATGATGTAGAGAACACTAAACCTCATCCAGAACCATTGTTTCTTGCTTGCGAAAAGCTCAAGTGTTCACCCGACAAATCCTTATATGTAGGTGATCATGAGCGCGACATAGAGGCGGGACGACGAGCAGGAATGACAACTATCGCTGCTCGCTATGGATACATCGATACCCCTGAACGAGTCGATGATTGGAACGCAGACCTCATTATCGATCACGGGAACGAACTCTCTGCATGGTTTGAAGCAATCAGCTAA
- a CDS encoding TRZ/ATZ family hydrolase yields the protein MPLTVFMLNNQSVDTIINARWVIPVTPRNTVLENHSLVISGHKIIDILPCENAAAKYTANETFELNTHAVLPGLINAHGHSAMSLFRGLADDLPLMEWLNDHIWPAEAKWVNEDFVADGTLLAIAEMIRSGTTCYSDMYFFPNISAKVATEHKIRTQICFPVLDFPTAWAQNADDYIHKGIELFNQYRNSDYVTVAFGPHAPYTVSDAPLKQIATLAEQLNAQIQIHLHETAFEVQESIEKTGMRPLQRLANLGLLSPSLQCVHMTQLNDDDIALLAESKAHVIHCPESNLKLASGFSPVDKLLKSGINVALGTDGAASNNDLDLLGEMKTAALIGKAVSSDASAVNAHQALEMATINGAKSMGLEDKIGSLEVGKLADIIAVDLGSIDCQPVYDPLSHIVYATNSHQVTHSWIGGEIHMNNRQLSMIDTLHLTERVRKWAEKIKAADAAN from the coding sequence ATGCCCCTCACAGTTTTTATGCTTAATAATCAATCAGTAGACACCATAATAAACGCCCGTTGGGTGATTCCTGTGACCCCTCGGAACACGGTTCTTGAAAACCACAGTCTGGTCATATCCGGGCACAAAATAATAGATATACTTCCCTGCGAAAATGCCGCTGCAAAATACACTGCCAATGAGACATTCGAACTAAACACCCATGCGGTTCTGCCAGGCCTGATAAACGCCCACGGCCATAGTGCGATGAGCCTATTCAGGGGGCTGGCTGATGACCTTCCTCTGATGGAGTGGTTGAACGACCACATCTGGCCCGCCGAAGCGAAGTGGGTTAATGAAGATTTTGTTGCTGATGGCACCTTGTTGGCCATCGCAGAAATGATAAGAAGTGGTACAACCTGTTACAGCGATATGTACTTTTTCCCCAATATCAGTGCCAAAGTTGCAACGGAACACAAAATACGTACCCAGATATGCTTTCCAGTGTTAGATTTTCCTACTGCCTGGGCTCAAAACGCAGATGACTACATCCACAAGGGAATTGAACTGTTTAACCAATACCGAAACAGTGATTATGTAACTGTCGCCTTTGGGCCTCACGCACCCTACACTGTTTCAGATGCGCCTTTGAAGCAGATTGCAACACTGGCAGAGCAACTTAATGCCCAGATACAAATTCATTTGCATGAAACGGCTTTCGAGGTTCAGGAGTCAATAGAAAAAACAGGTATGAGACCGCTACAACGGCTCGCCAACTTAGGGTTGCTATCGCCTTCCTTGCAGTGTGTGCATATGACTCAGCTCAATGATGACGATATTGCCCTGCTGGCCGAAAGCAAAGCCCATGTTATTCACTGTCCTGAGTCCAACTTGAAACTAGCCAGTGGCTTTTCTCCGGTTGATAAGTTATTAAAATCAGGTATCAATGTTGCGTTGGGCACTGATGGTGCCGCCAGCAATAATGACCTTGACCTGCTTGGAGAGATGAAAACAGCCGCATTAATAGGCAAAGCTGTTTCCAGCGATGCCTCAGCGGTTAATGCGCACCAAGCATTAGAAATGGCAACAATTAATGGCGCTAAATCAATGGGGCTAGAGGACAAAATAGGCTCGCTGGAGGTCGGTAAACTGGCCGATATTATCGCGGTCGATCTTGGCTCTATCGATTGCCAGCCTGTTTATGACCCTTTATCTCACATCGTGTACGCCACCAATAGCCATCAAGTGACTCACAGTTGGATTGGTGGGGAGATACATATGAACAACCGCCAGCTTTCGATGATAGACACGCTGCATTTAACGGAGCGGGTGAGAAAATGGGCAGAAAAAATTAAAGCGGCTGATGCGGCCAATTAA
- a CDS encoding YciK family oxidoreductase, which produces MQDYKAPKDLLKGKVILVTGAGAGIGQAAAKTFAAHGATVILLGRTIKKLEDVYDEIEAAGYPQAAIYPMNLEGAVAKDYDDMAATIEKEFGRLDGILHNAALLGSITPIEQYDVDEWLKLMQVNLNAPFMMTQALISLLRESDDASVIFTSSSVGRKGRAYWGAYSVSKFGVEGLMQVLADELDDEHHDIRVNSINPGATRTNMRAHAFPAENPIHNPLPEDIMSTYLYLMGKDSVGVTGQTFDAQKK; this is translated from the coding sequence ATGCAAGACTATAAAGCCCCAAAAGACCTTTTAAAAGGGAAAGTAATTCTGGTAACAGGCGCGGGAGCTGGCATCGGCCAGGCAGCAGCTAAAACTTTCGCGGCTCATGGCGCAACAGTTATTCTTCTGGGCCGAACGATAAAAAAGCTTGAAGACGTATATGATGAAATTGAAGCAGCGGGTTACCCGCAGGCAGCAATTTATCCTATGAATCTGGAGGGCGCAGTCGCAAAAGATTATGACGATATGGCTGCAACCATTGAGAAAGAGTTTGGTCGCCTTGACGGCATACTGCATAACGCCGCACTGCTCGGCAGTATTACCCCCATTGAGCAATACGATGTAGACGAATGGCTAAAGCTAATGCAAGTGAACCTGAATGCCCCTTTTATGATGACTCAGGCATTAATTTCTCTGCTTAGAGAATCTGATGATGCTTCGGTTATTTTCACCTCCTCCAGCGTAGGAAGAAAAGGCAGGGCTTATTGGGGAGCATACTCAGTGTCCAAGTTTGGAGTCGAGGGTCTGATGCAAGTGCTTGCAGACGAGCTTGATGACGAACATCACGATATTCGTGTTAACAGCATCAACCCGGGTGCGACACGCACAAATATGAGGGCGCATGCTTTTCCAGCTGAGAACCCTATTCATAACCCTCTACCCGAGGATATTATGAGCACGTATTTGTATTTAATGGGGAAAGACAGCGTTGGTGTTACCGGACAGACGTTTGATGCTCAGAAGAAGTAA
- the mtnA gene encoding S-methyl-5-thioribose-1-phosphate isomerase, whose product MSPGVEAIRWQDGRLELLDQRVLPGQELYIPCHTSSEVADAIIQMVVRGAPAIGVCAAYGVVLAGSAAYTLHQDKWKEHVATAIAELANSRPTAVNLFWALDRMEKLIVTLPDSENPFEALNSESKKIHLEDIAANKKMGKLGAELMAESASPFAVLTHCNTGSLATGGFGTALGVIRQGWNEGIINHVYADETRPWLQGARLTAWELEREGIPVSLNADSAAAHIMKQGDVKWVVVGADRITANGDVANKIGTYSLAVLARFHGIKFMVVAPSSTVDLSLTSGDLIPIEERAGEEVTCIKEYQLAPDNVGAFNPVFDVTPADLIDAIVTEQGVVLKPTTEKMNALLG is encoded by the coding sequence ATGAGTCCCGGTGTTGAAGCGATAAGGTGGCAGGATGGTCGGCTAGAGTTGCTGGATCAACGTGTGTTGCCTGGTCAGGAGTTGTACATTCCATGCCACACTTCAAGTGAAGTAGCAGACGCCATAATACAGATGGTTGTTAGAGGGGCACCGGCTATTGGTGTTTGCGCCGCCTATGGTGTGGTATTGGCCGGCAGTGCTGCTTATACACTTCATCAGGACAAATGGAAGGAACATGTTGCCACAGCGATAGCAGAGCTTGCCAATTCGCGCCCAACGGCGGTAAATCTGTTTTGGGCGCTAGACCGAATGGAAAAGTTAATTGTTACGCTGCCTGATAGCGAGAACCCATTTGAGGCGTTAAATAGTGAGTCGAAGAAAATCCACCTTGAAGATATTGCCGCAAACAAGAAGATGGGGAAGTTAGGCGCTGAACTAATGGCGGAGTCCGCTTCCCCGTTTGCCGTCCTAACTCACTGCAATACAGGCTCGCTTGCAACAGGTGGTTTTGGCACCGCGTTAGGTGTCATAAGGCAGGGATGGAATGAAGGTATTATAAACCATGTTTATGCCGATGAGACTCGGCCTTGGCTTCAAGGGGCTCGCCTAACGGCATGGGAGCTTGAGAGGGAGGGCATCCCGGTTTCATTAAATGCAGACTCAGCAGCCGCTCATATTATGAAGCAGGGGGATGTGAAGTGGGTTGTAGTCGGGGCTGATAGAATAACCGCTAATGGCGATGTAGCAAATAAAATAGGAACCTATAGCCTGGCGGTTCTGGCTCGCTTTCATGGTATTAAATTTATGGTTGTTGCGCCTTCCAGTACAGTAGACTTATCGCTGACCTCAGGGGACTTAATTCCTATTGAAGAGAGAGCGGGAGAAGAGGTTACGTGTATAAAGGAGTACCAATTGGCACCGGACAATGTAGGTGCATTTAACCCTGTTTTTGATGTTACGCCCGCCGACCTGATCGATGCGATAGTGACAGAGCAGGGCGTGGTGCTAAAACCTACTACGGAAAAAATGAACGCGTTATTAGGCTGA